The window TGATCCGACGGGGGCTGGTGATTGTTTTGCTGGAGGTTTCATTGGTTATTTGTTAAAAAACGATTTGATAGATAATAATGCATTAAGAAGAGCGGTGATTTATGGAAGTGTAATGGCATCATTTTGCGTGGAGAAATTCAGCGTCGAAGGATTATTGGATTTGAATTACTTGAAGATTCATGACAGATTTTTACAATTCTTCACATTAACTCATTTCGAAGAGTCTTGATTGGATTACTTTAATCTTAAATTCGATAATGGGAAACTTACATTTATTAACCAGACAAAACTTCCCATTGTTGAAGAATATGTGACAACTGAAAGCTATGAACGAATCGCTGAGGCGATTGAAAAATTAGAAATCCGAGGTGCACCAGCAATTGGTATCGCAGCTGGGTACGCTCTCGCATTATCTATAAAAAATAATATAAATGACTTCAACAATGCATATAATAGATTGCTGAGAACAAGACCGACAGCAATCAATCTTTTCTTTGCATTGAATTATTTGAAAAATTATTTTGAAACCAGCAAAGGTAATCAAAATTATTCTTCACTTTTAAATAAGGCAATTGAAATCCATAATGATGACATAAGCCAATGTGAA is drawn from Ignavibacteria bacterium and contains these coding sequences:
- a CDS encoding S-methyl-5-thioribose-1-phosphate isomerase, which gives rise to MDYFNLKFDNGKLTFINQTKLPIVEEYVTTESYERIAEAIEKLEIRGAPAIGIAAGYALALSIKNNINDFNNAYNRLLRTRPTAINLFFALNYLKNYFETSKGNQNYSSLLNKAIEIHNDDISQCEAIARNGAKLFNSGSKILTHCNTGLLATGGIGTAFGIIHEMYKQNKLDFVYACEARPLFQGLRLTSFELSRVGISY